The following DNA comes from Microbacterium wangchenii.
CGTCATCACGCCCCGCCCTCGAGTAATAGAGAACCACTATGGTTGCGTATCGTAGGCGTCGGGGCCCGGCCACGCTAGAGCGGGTCCCCCGAGAGCCGAACCCACGGGGCTCACCATCCGAGCTCCCGACGCCGGATATCTTCGGCACTGCGCGGTCAGCGAACGGCAACCCCCGGTCCGACAGGTAAGCTGATGGGGTGGCGCCGAACTCGGGCACCACGCTCACGCGTATGCAAACCTGTACACGTCGCCTTGACTGGGATCCTCGATCCCAGTAATTTCAAGGCTTCCGGGGCTGTAGTTCAATGGCAGAACTTCTGCTTCCCAAGCAGACAGCGCGGGTTCGATTCCCGTCAGCCCCTCCACTTGTCAGTTCTCGACGCCAGTTGAGACGTTCTCGCGAGACCTGACACAACGAAGGTCGCAACTCGCGCTTCGCGAGAGCTAGCTCCGACCGTCCGCGGCACACCCTCCCTTGTTCACTCGTTCCATGCCCGAGTGCTCACGCAGACGCGCTTGAGCGTGTCGGTAGTCGCTGGAGGACCGACTTCGGTCATGCTGTCGTCATCGAGAACACGGCCCACAGCATCACTGGCCTCGGCTCGACCGCGCCAATTTCGGTGAAGGAGTTGCGAGCTGAACTCGATCCCGAGCAAGACGGGCCGTCTTTTGCAGCGAGTCGCCCTTTCTTGCAGGCGGAGACGAATTCGCGGTGAATCGCTCGATGCTGATGGCAGCGGCTGCGCTCCTATGCGCTGCGATATTGACGGGTTGTAGCACCAGCACCGGGCAGTACGCATATGGTTCCCAGGAATCGGACGTCGTCGGAGCCTGGACGACGCTCAACGGCCCGGAAATCGAGCTCGTACTCAACCCCGATGGAACTCTCGAAGCGCAGCAGTGGCCTGCACCACTGACCTGCCGCAATGTGGACGTCCCCGAAGTCGACGACTTCGCCGCGGAACCCACGGCAACGGTCACCGGCGAGTGGTCCGTCCTCGCAGGAGAACAGCCGGGAGGTTTGCCGACTGTGTCGCTGAGCATCACGGACACTTCATGCCCGGATTCTCACGTCGTCGCATATCTGTGGCGAGACGAGGAAGGCCACCTCAGCGCTTGCCTTCCACTCGAGTCGGTACTCGACCCCGATAACTTCTCGCCGAACAGGCTCTGGATGTTCACCCCTCGCAATGAGGATGCGGCTTCGGAAGCACCGTGCTTCGGTTGATGCCCTCGCCAGCGCTCGGCTGCTGAGGTGACACTGAGGCGACGGTTGTGTCGCGGACGGGCTTCGCTCACACGCGAAACCTTCCGCCTCGGAATCGGTTGCCGGAGTAGCGTCGAACGCGCTGCTTGATCTACGGGAGGCGTCGTCATGCCGAGTTGGATTCTTGGAACCGCAGCATCCGCGTGGGGGATCGTGATGGCGATCGCGCCGGTGCTGCAGATCATCCGGATGCTGCGGCGCCGGTCGGCGGAGGACATCTCGCTCGGGTACTTCGCGCTGCTGGTGCCCGGGTTCATCCTGTGGGTGGCATACGGGATCGCGACCGCGGACATCTTCCTGACCGCGCCGAACGCGCTCGCCACGCTCACCGCGCTCACCGTCATCGGCCTCACCTTGTGGATGCGCCGTGCCGCGGGAAACCGGCCCGAGAACGCTCCCCCGTCCGAACGCACCGCGGCGTAAGAGCCGGGCATGGCCGAGTTGAAGCTGGCGGAGAGCGATGTCCCCGCGTTCGTCGACCGCCTGCTCCCGCTGCAGCGACAGGCGTATGCCGTCGAAGCCGCCCTGATCGGCGACGACCGCATTCCGCCCCTCCACGAGAACGAGGCCGATCTGCGCGCGGCCGGCCTCTGCTGGCTGCTCGAAGTCGACGGCGACCGGGTCGTCGGCGCGCTCGGCTACCGCACGGAGGAGGGCGTAGTGGACCTCGATCGACTGATCGTGGATCCGTCGTTCCACCGGCGAGGGATCGCCTCGCGACTCGTGAAACGCGTGCTGGCCGAAGGATCGCGCGTCACGGTCTCCACCGGCCGCGAGAACGCGCCGGCGCGCCGGTTGTACGAGTCATTCGGTTTCGCCCACTGGGGGGACAGCGAAGTGCTCCCGGGCCTGTGGATCAGCGTCTACCTGCGCGTCTCGGAGGAACTCACGACGCACTGACGATCCGGCAGCCGTCGGGCTCACCGAATGCGGTGACACCGCCGCCAGCCTCTCCGGAGCGCGATCGGCTCGGTCGTCACCGTCCCACCGGCGCGGTCCAGGGCAGGTCCCTCATCGAGGCGAGCGACTCGATCGACGAGGTCGCCAGCAGCAGCTGTCGCGCCTGTTCGACTCCGAGCACCGGCACCGTCAGATCCTCGAACTTCCGCTGCAGCGCCGCGTCGTCGATGGGGTTCTGGGGGCTGCCGAGCCGGTCGCGCACCTCGGCCGTGAGGACGTCACCGGTGGTGAGGGTCACGGAGACGCGAGCGCCACGGCGGTGGGGAAAGTCCCGATCGAAATCAGCCGCGGCCTGAACGGTGGACTGCAGCACGAGATCCCGCACGCGAGGGTCGGTGATCCGCTCCTCATCGAAGGACGAGCGCGTCACCTCGCCCTCGACCAGCGCCACGGACACCGCATGTGGAAGACTGAACCGCGCTTCGGACGACTTCCGCGGTTGAAGGATGCCGGCTGTTTCCACCGCCGCCGAGTACGTCTCGATGCGTACGGACGAGATGTCCTCCGCTCGCACCCCCCGCTGCCGCAGGAGCAGCCCGGCGTCGATCGCGGCGAAGGTGTGTCCGCAGCACGGGTAGGGCTTGACTGTGAGCTCCTGCACGAGGAGGGCATCTCCCAGCGGCGCCCGGCACGCCGCCCACTGCGTGTCCGCCCCGGTGGCGACGCCCAGCCCGGACTCCCCCTCCAGCACATCGGGAGCGCCCGTCAGACCCGCGATCGCCGTGACCGCGGCGACGACGCCGGACTGCGCGGCGTGCCCGGCGTGCAGCGGCTTGGCACCGCCGTCCTGTCGGAAGGTCTGCTGCACTCCCCCCGCCATCGTGCCGGCGACGGCGATCGCTTGCGCGACCTGTTCGCGGGTCGCGCCCCGCGTCACGGCCGCGGCGACGGCTGCTCCGACAGCTCCTGCCGTCCCGGTGGTGTGCCAGTGGCGATAATGCGCCGGGCCGAGGTCGGCGGCCACTCGGCACCCTACTTCGATGCCGGCCACCACACCCCGCAGGAACTGCGCGCCCGTCACGTCAGAGCGGTGAGCCACCGCCATCGCTGCGGCGATCGTGGGGGCACCGGGGTGGTAGAGCCCCGGGGCATAGATGTCGTCGAGCTCCAGCGCATGCGCGGCGGTGCCGTGGATGAGGGCCGCGGTCTCCACAGACGCGAACAGGCCGCGGCCTCCGGCCAGCGGGACGTCGCCGGACCCTGCGCCGAGGGCGGCCAGCAGTGGAGCGGTGGCGGGAGCCGCACTTCCGCCCACGGTCACCGCGAACCAGTCGGTGAGGGTGCGCCCGATCGCGGGGGCGGCCTCCGGCGACGACGCGCGATCAGCCGCCTCCGAGGCGACGTCGCTCAGGACTGCGGCGAGAGGAGCATCACGCACGGCTCTGCGCTCCCCCCAAGACCTCGGCGAGGGCGCCGGATGCGGCCTCCTCGCGCGCTGCCGCGGCCACCACGTCGGCCAGCCGGGTGAGGGTGGCCGCGTCCTGCCGGCGCGCCCACCACATCGGCCCGCCCGCGAATCTGGGGAAGCCGAACCCGTTCACCACGACGGCGTCGACGTCGTCGGCGTGCCGCGCGATCCCGTCCTGCACGACCTTCGCGCCTTCCACGACCATCGCTCCGATGAGGCGCTCGACGATCTCCTCCGGCCCGATGCTCCGACGCCGGATGGACTTGCGCGCGGACTCCGCGACGATCATGTCGTGCACCTGAGGGTCGGGGATGCGGCGGCCCTCTTCGTACCGGTAGTAGCCGCGCCCGCTCCGGCGTCCCCACCATCCGCGGTCGCACAGAAGGTCGGGGATGTCGACGTACCGAGCGGGGAGACGGCCGGTGCTACGCCACCGGTCGCGAAGCGAGCGTGCGATCTGCAGGCCCGACAGGTCCGCGACCGCGAACGGCCCCATCCCGAATCCGAACCCCTCCATCGCCGCGTCGACGTCTTCGGGAAGCGCTCCATCCTCCAGCAGGTACTCGGCATGCCGGCGGTAGACCGAGTAGATCCGGTTTCCGATGAAGCCCTCCGCGTCACCGGCGAGCACCGCCACCTTCCGCAGCTGCTTGGACGCCTGCAGTGCGACCCCGAGGGTCCTCGGTGATGCCGTCGACCCGGGTACGAGTTCGACGAGCTTCATGACGTCGGCCGGATTGAAGAAGTGCATGCCGACCAGCCGGCTGGGGTCCTCCAGCGACTCGGCCAGCCTGGAGACGCTCAGATACGACGTGTTCGTGGCGAGCACCGCGTCGGGGGCGGCGACGGCTGCGGCGCGCAGCACGGACACCTTCACGTCGGGGTCCTCCACGACCGCCTCGATGACGAGGTCCGCGTCGCCCAGATCCGCCGAGTCCGTCGAAGCACCCAGTCGTGCCGACACGCCGACGGCTGCCTCCACGCTGAGGCGGCCGCGGGCGACGGCCTTGTCGAGGGTCTGCTGTATGCGCTCGC
Coding sequences within:
- a CDS encoding SemiSWEET family sugar transporter; the protein is MPSWILGTAASAWGIVMAIAPVLQIIRMLRRRSAEDISLGYFALLVPGFILWVAYGIATADIFLTAPNALATLTALTVIGLTLWMRRAAGNRPENAPPSERTAA
- a CDS encoding GNAT family N-acetyltransferase; its protein translation is MAELKLAESDVPAFVDRLLPLQRQAYAVEAALIGDDRIPPLHENEADLRAAGLCWLLEVDGDRVVGALGYRTEEGVVDLDRLIVDPSFHRRGIASRLVKRVLAEGSRVTVSTGRENAPARRLYESFGFAHWGDSEVLPGLWISVYLRVSEELTTH
- a CDS encoding MmgE/PrpD family protein, whose protein sequence is MRDAPLAAVLSDVASEAADRASSPEAAPAIGRTLTDWFAVTVGGSAAPATAPLLAALGAGSGDVPLAGGRGLFASVETAALIHGTAAHALELDDIYAPGLYHPGAPTIAAAMAVAHRSDVTGAQFLRGVVAGIEVGCRVAADLGPAHYRHWHTTGTAGAVGAAVAAAVTRGATREQVAQAIAVAGTMAGGVQQTFRQDGGAKPLHAGHAAQSGVVAAVTAIAGLTGAPDVLEGESGLGVATGADTQWAACRAPLGDALLVQELTVKPYPCCGHTFAAIDAGLLLRQRGVRAEDISSVRIETYSAAVETAGILQPRKSSEARFSLPHAVSVALVEGEVTRSSFDEERITDPRVRDLVLQSTVQAAADFDRDFPHRRGARVSVTLTTGDVLTAEVRDRLGSPQNPIDDAALQRKFEDLTVPVLGVEQARQLLLATSSIESLASMRDLPWTAPVGR
- a CDS encoding 3-hydroxyacyl-CoA dehydrogenase NAD-binding domain-containing protein — translated: MSGQVRQDVDGEILILTIDNPPVNASSQGVRAGIAAGIQRLVSDPALVAAVLIGAGDSFVAGSDLGEFGGMVPEPLLPSVIADIEDCAKPVVAALDGFALGGGLELALGCDARLASQRAQVGLPEVTLGMVPGAGGTQRLPRLVGREAALEIILSGRRVPAVEAHELGIVDEIVTGDLLSAAVRYATTARKRRVAELAVADSPTEDLEAVAGRVVRGARRANAVAALELVGSAGSGDIETALRRERERFDELRLSPDAAALRHIFFAERAASRRAGTTPRQPGVDRVGIIGAGAMGAGIGAAFALAGIGVQLIDTDATQAQRGRERIQQTLDKAVARGRLSVEAAVGVSARLGASTDSADLGDADLVIEAVVEDPDVKVSVLRAAAVAAPDAVLATNTSYLSVSRLAESLEDPSRLVGMHFFNPADVMKLVELVPGSTASPRTLGVALQASKQLRKVAVLAGDAEGFIGNRIYSVYRRHAEYLLEDGALPEDVDAAMEGFGFGMGPFAVADLSGLQIARSLRDRWRSTGRLPARYVDIPDLLCDRGWWGRRSGRGYYRYEEGRRIPDPQVHDMIVAESARKSIRRRSIGPEEIVERLIGAMVVEGAKVVQDGIARHADDVDAVVVNGFGFPRFAGGPMWWARRQDAATLTRLADVVAAAAREEAASGALAEVLGGAQSRA